From the genome of Fibrobacter sp.:
CAGCAGAAACACAGGACAATCAAATATCCCGATGCTCCACCGCCTGAGATGCCGGAGCGATTCAGGGGAAGACCTTGTATAGAGAGTTCGAAGTGTAATCTCTGTAAAGACTGTGTTCAGACTTGCCCCACCGATGCCATCGAAGTAAATGAGAATGTCACAATAGACCTTGGAAAATGCCTTTTCTGCACCGACTGTGCAGATTCCTGTCCTCAACAGGCCATCTCATTTACTAACGATTACAGGTTATCTTTCAGTAAACGCCAGGATCTGGCTGTATCCTCAGATCAGAAGGAATTTATCCTGGCAGAAGTTCTACAGGAGAGCATAAGGAGGCTTTTCGGACGATCGCTGAAACTGCGTCAGGTAAGTGCAGGAGGATGTAACTCCTGCGAGGCGGATGTGAATGTGTTGAATACGGTGGGATGGGATCTGGGGCGATTTGGAATACAGTTTGTGGCCTCACCGCGTCATGCCGACGGGATCCTGGTAACCGGCCCGGTTACACAAAACATGAAGCTTGCTTTACAGAAAACATACCAGGCTGTTCCGGAACCAAAAATCGTGATTGCTGTTGGTACCTGTGCTATCTCCGGTGGAATCTTCGCTGGACATAGAGAGTGCTGTGATGGTGCCGGGGATGTTATTCCGGTGGATCTTTTTATTCCCGGCTGCCCGCCGCATCCTTTGACTATTCTGGATGGGTTGTTGAGACTGCTGGGTAGGGGAGAGCTTCAGAAATCACCTGTTCTCTAAAATTTCCACACTCTGAATTTCTGCCCCCAAAAACCTCTTGTCTGATAAATCCCCCAAAGAAACATCGTCTATTTACAAGCACCACTCTCACCTCCACGTCATTCCCGAGAAATCGAGAATCCAGTCTTCAACTGGCAGCACATAAAAAAAGAACCAGCCGGATTTATCCGGCTGGTTTGAATAGCAGACTGTAGCTTGCAGCTATTGTAAGCTGCAACAGATGAAACCTATTTAACGATAGATACCATCTGGCTGTGAGATAATCCCGCTGCTTTAACAACAAGAAGATACGATCCTGCTGCATTTGTCAGTTGACGTAAATCCATTGAGTATAAACCTGAGCTCTGATGCCGGGTGGAAAACTCTGAATGCAAACGTCCATTGACATTGTAAATCTTGAAAGAAACAGATCCTGCTTTTTGCAGTGTATAAGTTATCATTCCGTTGTTTGAGATTTGGCAATTGAAACCACTGCTCATATTCTGATTAGCAGGAATAACTATCGGGAGCTGAGGGTCAACATCGGGTGCATCCCAGAGTCTATTCAGCAGGTCCATCTTTTTAGTGTCAATACCTGTCCATGTCCCCCAGCCTTCTGTGTTGGATTGGGGATGATAGGAAGTTTTAAAAATACCGTAGGTATCTGCGGACTCAGGGTTAATTGACCAGTAAAAAGTATTGACAATGCCCATCTTAATCAGATAGTCTACAAAAGCGTTCTGCCACTGTTCGTCACTGTTTCTGTTTGTAAGATAGCTGTAACGATTTACATGGCGGGATTCAGATTTTGCGGGCCAGTCCATGTTTCCACCGAATTCTCCGATGCAGAGAGCATATCCCATGGATCTGAGGTAACCGAAGTGCTCATGCCATCCCTTTTCGAGTATTTCCGGCTGGATTACGATTTGACATTTGGCATCACCGAAAGCATCTTCAACAAGACCTGCACACTCCGGCTGGGCCTCAAGATCGGCAAACATCGGCTGCGTACATACCGAAGGGCCATAGCAGTGTGGTGAATAGACCAGTTTGCTTTTAGGCATTGATGGAGGATTGCTGCCGGCTTCATAGAGGTTCTCACCCCAGTTGGGATTTGAAGAGAGATCACCATGAGGAGTATCGGCTTTTGTGTCAGGTGTATCATCCTGGGCACCGTTAGAGCCACCAATTCCCTGGGCGAAAATGAGGATGTTGGGATTTACGGAGCTGATTGCTTCGTAAGCCATTTCGATAAGAGTTTTCCATTCACTCCAGCTATAATCAAACGGTTCATTGAAAATATCGATACCCATGATATTGTCTACACCGATTTCTTTTCCCAATCCGGCGAGTGTCTTGAGATCATTGAGCCACTTCTGTACATCGTAAGGCTGAATACGGGTAACTGTACTGGGGTTGTTGGTGGCTGCGCAGGAACATTCCTCTCGGGTATACGCATAATTCTCACGTTTGGCATCTGCAAAAGGTGGACGGGCATCAAGACGTCCCGCTCTCCAGCCAAGGTAATTAGAGCAGGAGTGCATGTCCAGAAGAACATAGAGACCTGCTTTGTCGCATGCTTTTATGACTTCCTTCAGTGCTGTAAAGGCACCATTTATACGTACAGACTCATCGTTTTTCAGAAAAGGTTCCCTGCCCTGAGCATCGCTGTCATCTAGAGTCTGAGGAGAAACAGGCATTCTGATACAGTTAAATCCAAGATTTTTAATTTCAGTTGCATCTTTGTCCAGTGTTCGACCGCTGGGTGACCAGAAAACATTACCTATATATAATTCCATCGGGGCACCTCTGGGATTTTTCTCATCGTTGGGAGATTCATCCCGGCCTTCAAGGCCAAACCACGATCCACCCTTGACACGGAATAAAGAACCGTTAAGAGTAATGTTGCCTTTGGAATCTACAAGCCACTCATTGGCTGCCTGGGTTGTTGTGGTGGTGATAAGTGTCGCTACGGCTGTAAAGAGAGTTATCTTTTTCCAGCTAT
Proteins encoded in this window:
- a CDS encoding cellulase family glycosylhydrolase translates to MKHSWKKITLFTAVATLITTTTTQAANEWLVDSKGNITLNGSLFRVKGGSWFGLEGRDESPNDEKNPRGAPMELYIGNVFWSPSGRTLDKDATEIKNLGFNCIRMPVSPQTLDDSDAQGREPFLKNDESVRINGAFTALKEVIKACDKAGLYVLLDMHSCSNYLGWRAGRLDARPPFADAKRENYAYTREECSCAATNNPSTVTRIQPYDVQKWLNDLKTLAGLGKEIGVDNIMGIDIFNEPFDYSWSEWKTLIEMAYEAISSVNPNILIFAQGIGGSNGAQDDTPDTKADTPHGDLSSNPNWGENLYEAGSNPPSMPKSKLVYSPHCYGPSVCTQPMFADLEAQPECAGLVEDAFGDAKCQIVIQPEILEKGWHEHFGYLRSMGYALCIGEFGGNMDWPAKSESRHVNRYSYLTNRNSDEQWQNAFVDYLIKMGIVNTFYWSINPESADTYGIFKTSYHPQSNTEGWGTWTGIDTKKMDLLNRLWDAPDVDPQLPIVIPANQNMSSGFNCQISNNGMITYTLQKAGSVSFKIYNVNGRLHSEFSTRHQSSGLYSMDLRQLTNAAGSYLLVVKAAGLSHSQMVSIVK
- a CDS encoding 4Fe-4S dicluster domain-containing protein — its product is MLKEILARLQQKHRTIKYPDAPPPEMPERFRGRPCIESSKCNLCKDCVQTCPTDAIEVNENVTIDLGKCLFCTDCADSCPQQAISFTNDYRLSFSKRQDLAVSSDQKEFILAEVLQESIRRLFGRSLKLRQVSAGGCNSCEADVNVLNTVGWDLGRFGIQFVASPRHADGILVTGPVTQNMKLALQKTYQAVPEPKIVIAVGTCAISGGIFAGHRECCDGAGDVIPVDLFIPGCPPHPLTILDGLLRLLGRGELQKSPVL